One Vicinamibacterales bacterium DNA window includes the following coding sequences:
- a CDS encoding NAD-dependent epimerase/dehydratase family protein, giving the protein MRVLVTGATGFTGGHLVRALRARGHDVSAMVRSAHGAALLREDGIRTVAGDLGRPETLPDAVRSGFDVIYNIAALYREAGLRDSVYHQVNAVGVGQLIEAAAAAGVRRVVHCSTVGVHGDVEHPPANEDAPLRPGDVYQASKVEGERIAREAGARTGVEVVIARPSGIYGPGDRRLLKLFRGVARQKFFFLGDARIFYHLTYISDLVEGFRLCAEVPAAAGRTYILAGGEIPLLTDLTAMIAEEAHVPPPTRHLPVKPFYLAGAFCELICAPFGIEPPIYRRRVDFFTKSRAFDITRARTELGFEPRVDLRQGIRRTLVWYKQQGWL; this is encoded by the coding sequence GTGCGCGTCCTAGTCACCGGCGCGACCGGTTTCACGGGCGGCCACCTCGTCCGGGCGCTGCGCGCGCGCGGTCACGACGTGTCCGCCATGGTGCGATCGGCGCATGGCGCCGCGCTCCTGCGCGAGGATGGCATCCGCACGGTCGCCGGCGATCTGGGACGTCCCGAGACGCTGCCGGACGCGGTCCGCAGCGGCTTCGACGTCATTTACAACATCGCGGCCCTCTACCGCGAGGCGGGCTTGCGCGACAGCGTCTACCATCAGGTCAATGCGGTCGGCGTGGGCCAGTTGATCGAAGCGGCCGCGGCCGCGGGCGTTCGCCGCGTCGTCCATTGCAGTACGGTCGGCGTGCACGGCGACGTCGAGCATCCGCCGGCGAACGAAGACGCGCCGCTGCGGCCCGGGGACGTCTATCAGGCTTCGAAAGTGGAAGGGGAGCGGATCGCGCGCGAGGCCGGCGCGCGCACCGGCGTGGAAGTGGTGATCGCCCGTCCCAGCGGAATCTACGGCCCGGGGGATCGCCGTTTGCTGAAGCTGTTCCGCGGGGTGGCGCGCCAGAAGTTCTTCTTTCTCGGGGACGCCAGGATCTTCTATCACCTCACCTACATCAGCGATCTCGTCGAGGGCTTCCGGCTGTGCGCCGAGGTCCCGGCGGCGGCCGGGCGCACCTACATCCTGGCCGGCGGCGAGATCCCGCTGCTCACGGATCTCACCGCGATGATCGCCGAAGAAGCGCACGTGCCGCCGCCGACGCGGCACCTGCCGGTGAAGCCGTTCTACCTGGCCGGCGCGTTCTGCGAGCTGATCTGCGCGCCGTTCGGGATCGAGCCGCCCATTTACCGCCGCCGGGTCGATTTCTTCACCAAGAGCCGCGCGTTCGACATCACGCGCGCGCGCACCGAACTCGGATTCGAGCCGCGGGTGGACCTCCGGCAAGGCATCCGGCGAACGCTCGTCTGGTACAAACAGCAGGGCTGGCTGTAA
- a CDS encoding glycosyltransferase family 4 protein, which translates to MRILMIAPEPFFEPRGTPFSEYHRIRALLDLGHTVDLVTYPFGRDVSLPGLRVFRCARPPLMTGIGIGPSWRKLPLDLFLLLATIRLARREKYDAIHSHEEGAWWGVLVASMLGLPHLYDMHSSLPQQLTNFAYSRSALVKGIFGRLERFVIRRSRVVIVICPQLEDVVRGIDAAVPSVLIENAPGSGDAPTQGSGVDVRRSLGLTDTVPVILYTGTFEAYQGLDLLFASMAHVLKQRPDARLVLAGGRPEQVDAARRQAAAAGIGAATIFAGQRPAEDIPAYLDAADVLVSPRSLGTNTPLKIYQYLRSGRAIVATRLLTHTQVLNDDVSYLTEATPAAFGAGIVAVLADPERARAVGARARHLAETKYSYEAYLARTRQACAHLFGERAPQMAGRVA; encoded by the coding sequence ATCACCGCATTCGCGCGCTGCTCGACCTCGGGCACACGGTGGATCTCGTCACGTACCCGTTCGGCCGCGATGTGTCGCTGCCCGGACTGCGCGTCTTCCGCTGCGCCAGGCCGCCGCTCATGACGGGCATCGGCATTGGTCCGTCGTGGCGCAAGCTGCCGCTCGACCTCTTCCTGCTGCTGGCGACCATCCGCCTCGCCCGCCGCGAGAAGTACGACGCGATCCACTCGCACGAGGAGGGAGCCTGGTGGGGGGTGCTCGTCGCGTCGATGCTCGGCCTGCCGCACCTCTACGACATGCACTCGAGCCTGCCGCAGCAGCTCACCAATTTCGCCTACAGCCGGTCCGCGCTGGTGAAGGGGATCTTCGGCCGCCTCGAGCGGTTCGTCATCCGCCGCTCCCGGGTGGTCATCGTCATCTGCCCGCAGCTCGAGGACGTGGTGCGCGGCATCGACGCCGCCGTCCCCTCGGTGCTGATCGAGAACGCCCCCGGTTCGGGTGACGCGCCGACGCAGGGCTCCGGCGTGGACGTGCGGCGATCGCTCGGCCTCACCGACACCGTGCCGGTGATCCTGTATACGGGAACGTTCGAGGCCTACCAGGGACTCGACCTGCTGTTCGCCTCGATGGCGCACGTGCTGAAGCAGCGCCCCGACGCGCGCCTCGTGCTCGCCGGCGGCCGGCCCGAACAGGTCGACGCGGCGCGCCGGCAGGCCGCGGCCGCCGGCATCGGCGCCGCCACGATTTTTGCGGGACAGCGGCCGGCGGAGGACATCCCCGCCTATCTCGATGCGGCCGACGTCCTCGTCTCTCCCCGGAGTCTCGGCACCAATACGCCGCTGAAGATCTATCAGTACCTGCGCTCGGGCCGGGCGATCGTGGCGACGCGGCTCCTGACCCACACGCAGGTGCTGAACGACGACGTGTCGTACCTTACCGAGGCGACGCCGGCGGCGTTCGGCGCCGGCATCGTGGCGGTCCTGGCGGATCCCGAGCGCGCCCGAGCCGTCGGCGCGCGCGCCCGGCATCTCGCCGAAACCAAATACAGCTACGAAGCCTACCTCGCGCGGACGCGCCAGGCCTGTGCGCATCTGTTCGGCGAGCGCGCTCCGCAGATGGCCGGCCGGGTCGCATGA
- a CDS encoding methyltransferase domain-containing protein: MNDDHYSYAVYADSAMAERFDALRFSGPIGRLIAATQEEQIAAFLAPVAGRRILDVGTGTGRAAIALARRGAIVTGVDASAEMLQVAERRAAEAGVPLRSGGRAGVTFLRGDAHGLAFPDRSFDAVVCLRVLMHTPDWRASLRELCRVSAGRVVFDYPSLWSAAALQALTRRLAHAVNPSVEAYRVFAPRAIVRALAGEGFAVRGEHRQFVLPIALHKRINSEAWTRRVEAALAHAGLMRRFGSPVTIVAERCAS; the protein is encoded by the coding sequence ATGAACGACGACCACTACAGCTACGCCGTCTACGCCGACTCCGCGATGGCGGAGCGCTTCGACGCGCTGCGTTTCAGCGGTCCGATCGGGCGGCTGATCGCGGCGACGCAAGAAGAGCAGATCGCCGCCTTCCTCGCGCCGGTCGCGGGACGGCGGATCCTGGACGTGGGCACCGGCACGGGGCGCGCGGCCATCGCGCTCGCCAGGCGCGGCGCCATCGTCACCGGCGTGGACGCGTCCGCCGAGATGCTGCAGGTGGCGGAGCGCCGCGCGGCGGAGGCCGGCGTGCCGCTGCGGTCCGGCGGCCGCGCCGGGGTGACGTTCCTCCGCGGCGATGCCCATGGACTCGCCTTTCCTGACCGCAGCTTCGACGCGGTGGTCTGCCTGCGCGTGCTGATGCACACGCCGGACTGGCGCGCCTCGCTGCGCGAACTGTGCCGCGTGTCCGCCGGACGGGTGGTGTTCGACTATCCGTCGCTGTGGAGCGCCGCGGCGCTGCAGGCGCTGACCCGGCGGCTGGCGCATGCCGTCAATCCGTCCGTCGAGGCGTATCGCGTGTTCGCGCCGCGCGCGATCGTCCGCGCGCTTGCCGGCGAAGGGTTCGCGGTGCGCGGCGAGCACCGGCAGTTCGTGCTGCCGATCGCGCTGCACAAGCGGATCAACTCCGAGGCGTGGACGCGGCGCGTCGAAGCGGCGCTGGCGCATGCCGGCCTGATGCGCCGGTTCGGGTCGCCCGTCACCATCGTGGCCGAGCGGTGCGCGTCCTAG